In the genome of Mycoplasma nasistruthionis, the window TCAAACATTCGTTAAGTATTTCAACAAAGCTAATTTAGAATTTGAATACAACTTAATTGACTTATCAATAGATGATTCAAATTATTCAGGTCGTAAAGAAAAAAGAAAAATTTTTGAAATTAACTTAAACAACGCAAAACGCCAACATTATTATCGTTTTTTAGACCATTTTCAAACCAAGCCAGATTACAACTTAATCTTGATTAAATTACTTAGAAAGGTGCTTTAAAACTTTATGAAAAGTCAAGATATTCGAGACCAGTTTCCTTCATTAAAGAAAGTTACTTATTTTGATTCAGCTGCTTTAGTTTTAAAACCTCAAGTAGCGATTGATGCGATGGTTGATTATTACACAAACATAGCAACATCTTCAAGAAGCGCTGATACGCCTATGGGTAATTTGGTTAATTCAACTATTAATCGTGTTAGAGATAAAGTTGCAGACTTATTAGATGCTAGTCCATCTGAAATTATTTTTACTAGTGGAACTACTGAATCAATTAATTTGTTTGCGCAAATGTTTAAACAGTTGATTAAATCAAAAGATATTATTTTACTTAATGCATACAATCACTCCTCTAACATTATTCCTTGACTTGAAATGGCTAAAGAAGTAGATGCTGAAGTAATAATTTCTGAAGATATTACAAGCGAGATGCAAAAACTAGGTTCAAAAATTAAATTGGTAGCCTTTGCACAAGAAACAAATACTTTTAATCAGCATTTTGATATTAATCAAATATCTGCATTAGCTAAAGCAAATAACACTATCATTTTTAATGATGCTGCTCAAGCTATAAGTCATGAAAAAGTTTCTATGGAACTTTCAGATATTGTGGTTTTTAGCACTAACAAGTTTTACGGGCCTACTGGAATGGGTGTTTTGGCTATTAAAAAACCTATTTTAACAAAGCTTAGACCTGTTAAATTTGGTGGGGGCTCAGTTAATGAGATATTAAAAGATAATACTTGGTCGCTTAAGAAAACAATTTCAGCATTTGAACCAGGGACACCTGATATTGCCGGTTTTTTCATGTTTGATAAATCGTTAGACTTTTTTGAATCCATTAGTTATAACTATACACAAAGTAAATTAAACACTTTATCAAAATATTTACATGAAAAACTTAATAAATTAGAAAATGTTGAAGTATTTTCAAAATCAGGTGATTATATAGCTTTAATTAATGTTAAAGATATAAATGCGCAAGATGTTGCCACTTATCTAGGGACAAAAGGCATTGTGACAATCGCTGGAATTTTTTGTGCACCTTACTTAAGAAATATTCAACAAAACTATTCTTTCCTAAGAATTTCGTTAGGAATATACAATAACTTTGAAGACATTGATAAATTAATTCATGAATTAGAAAACGGAGGTGATTTTTATGCATTTTAATCCAAACGAAGCTCGCGAACTAATTATGAATCATTATTCAAAACCACAAAATAAAACAACTTTAGAATCAGATTTTGAAACTTTTTTCAGCACAACTTGCTCAGATAAATTAATGCTTAAAGCAACTTGAAAAGATAATGTTTTACAAGATGTTTCATTTGACGGTCATGGATGTGCTATTTTTATGGGTGCTACAGATATTTTTCTAAACATCATAAAAGGGAAAACACAACAGGAAATCAATGACTTAGCAATGCTGTTTGATCGTTTTGTAAATTTAAAAGAATTAAGTGATTCTGAAATTCAGTCACTAGGTGATTTATGAGTTTTCTTTAATGTTAAGAAACACTTAAACAGAGTTAATTGCGCTCTTTTAACACCTAATGCACTTAAAAAATAATGAAGCCTGTTATTTTCCATGTTGACTTCGACAGTTATTTTGTTAGTGCTGCCAGAGTTAAAAATCCAAAACTAAAAAATTTTCCAATTGCTATTTCAAGGGATAAAAGTCATGCAATTGCGGTTTCTGTAAGTTATGAATTAAAAAAACAAGGTGTAAAAACTGGAATGAAAAATTATGAAATTAAGCAGATTGTTCCAGATGCCATTTTTATACCTTCTGACATGGATTTATACGTTAGTTTATCTAATAAAATTTTTAGTTACATTAAAAATAAGTATAGTCAAAACATTTCAGTAGCTTCGATTGATGAATGTTTTTTAGATGTAACAAATTTAATTAAGCAAAAACAAATACAACCTAAAGAACTTGCTTTACAAATGCAAAGTGATATTTTGAATGTATTTCAAATTCCGATTACTATTGGTATTTCACATAATAAATTTTTCGCAAAAATGACTACCAACATTTCAAAACCTTTTGGTATTGGATTTACTGATGAAAATAATTATCAAGATCAATTTTACAATCTTGACATTAAAGAATTTCATGGAATTGGTCGTAAAAATTCTCAAAAACTTAAGGATATAGGGATAAAAACAATTGGAGATTTTGCTAAGTGCGAAATTTCAGACCTTAAATTGCAAGCAATTTTTGGTAGGACTTTACAAGATTTTTTAGATAAACTTAATCCTGATATCTGAGAAAATGTAATTTATAAGGAAGAATTGCCTTCAGGAATCGGTAATGAGAAAACATTTACTGATTATGATTTAGCATTAGAGTATAAAGTTAATGCATTAACTGAATTAAGTGAAAAAGTTTCAAAAAGAGTTAGAGCTGAAAATTTAGCAGGTGATGTAGTTGTAGTCACTATTCGCGAAAGAAATAAAGTTTGAATTTCTAAACAAATGAAGCTTTCTAAATACATAAACAGTGCGCAGGAACTTTATAGTGTAGCTTATTATATATTTAAAAAATATTTTAACAACAAAGATTTTATAGGTATTGGAGTTAGATTAACTTCACTAAAACCAGTTAAACAATTATATAAACCAATAAATCTATTTAACTTACAAGAATTAAACAGCAAACCATTGTTTGAACAAGTCTTAAGTGAGCAAGGTTCTGACTTGCATCGCAAAGCTTTATTGGTTTTAGCTGATTTAAGTTTCGAAAATGAACAAGAATCAAAAGATAAAACAACTTTTGGACTATATAGAAAGTAGGGAAAATGAAAATAGGAATTTACGGTGGTAGTTTTGATCCGATCCACATTGGGCATATTAAGACTGCTGAAAATGCTATTAAAGAACTTAATTTAGATAAGTTAATTTTCGTTCCAGCAAACTTGTCACCATTCAAAAAAAACAACAAAGTTGCATCAAATCAACACCGTTTAAACATGATTTCAATGTCTTTAGAACAAAAAATGGAAGTTTCTGATTTTGAACTTAAACGTCAAGGAGTTAGCTATACCATTGATACGGTCAAATATTTCAAAAACAAATACAAAAACGATGAAATCTTTTTAATAATTGGTAGCGACAATGTACCTACTTTAAATAAATGAAAAAACATTGATGAAATTGCTTCGCTGGTTAAAATCGCAGTTGTTAGACGGTCAAACAAAATTAATAAAATTAACATTAAAAATATAATGGTGTTTTGCTAAAAAATGAACCTATTGAAGCTTCTTCAACTATTTATAAAAAAGGAGTCTTTGAAATAGTTTCACCTGAGGTTCAAAATTACATTCAAAAACACTTTTTATATGCCGAACAAATTATTCATAACTATTTATCAGCTAAACGAGCCAAACATTGCATGGCTACTGGCGAATTTGCCGCAAACCTAGCCAAAGCGCACGGGTTTTCAGCAAGACAGGCGTATTATGCTGGAATATTTCATGATATTGCAAAAGAAATTGATCCTGAAATACAAAAACAGTGAATTTTAAATAATGAACCAGATATGGATGTTGAATATCCGAAGTATAAATTACACCAATACGCAGGTTATATTTGACTAAAATATGGTTATTTATTAGAAGATCAAGAAATTTTAAATGCTATTAAAATTCATACTTCTATGGCTGAAAATATGACTTCATTGGACAAAATTTTATTTATTGCTGATAAAATTTGCCAAGGTCGTAAATTCCCTGGAATCCAAAAAGTTAGAGAGTTAACTTTCAAAGATTTAGAAGCCGGTTTTCAAGAAGTTGTCAAATATACATACCAATTCAACATTGATAAAGGCGTAGAATTTGACCAAAAACAAGAATCTTTATATCGTAAATGAGGTAAATTCTAATGATTCAAGAAAAAGAAAGATTACAAAAGCTTTTATCACAAGCAGGAATAGCATCACGTCGCGAAGCTGAAAAGATGATATTAAGCAATCGGGTAAGGGTTAATGGCGAAATAGCCGTATTAGGTCAAAGAGCAAGTTTTACTGACAATATTGAAGTTGATGGTATTCCAATTGAACAAGAAAGAAAAGTTTATTACGTTTTAAATAAACCAAAACACACCTTAACAACAATGAAAGACCCTAGAAATCGTGATAACGTTATGAACTGAATAGATGTTCCATATCGTGTCTTCCCTGTGGGAAGATTGGATTACGACACAACAGGTGTGTTAATTTTTACAAATGATGGAGAATTGGCGAATAAACTTATGCACCCTTCTTATGGAGTTAAAAGAGTTTATCGTGCTCGTTTAAATGAACCACTTGAAAAGAAAGAATTGAAGATATTAAATGGACCTGTAGAACTTGAAGAAGGATTAATTTCAAATCAAATGGTTATTACTGCTGATACCAAAAGTTATTTCGTTGTTTTATCTCAAGGAACATATCACCACGTAAAAAGATTATTTGAATTCGTTAATAAAAAAGTCATTAACCTAAAAAGGGTGGAATACGCAGGTGTAACAGTTGAAAAATTACCCGAAGGTAAATTCAGACCACTAACAATCAAAGAAATTAAAAACCTGCATGAGTGAGTAAGAATTAAAAGATCCTAATCGGATCTTTTTTTGCGCCGTTGGGGTCTTGACTTTTTTACAGAAAACGATATAATTAATAAAATTTTATTTTATTAATTAAACACATTAAGGTTTACTATGGAAGATACAAACAAAGACAAAAACTTATTAAATGATATTGACTCAGAAAACAAGACCCACTTAATTACTGAAGATGATATTGATTTTGATGATGATACTAGAGTAGTTTTTAAAGCAAAAGAAGTAAAACCTCAAATTGAAGAAGATGAAGAAGAAATTCCTCAAAACAACGAAGAATATCAAGTTCAATCTCAAATCTTATATGATCCAAAAGATGGAATTTATCCAGTTGTTATTGATAACGAAATGGAAACTTCATTTTTAGATTATTCAATGAGTGTTATTGTTTCACGTGCTTTACCTGATGCCAGAGACGGTTTAAAACCTGTTCACCGTAGAATTTTATATGATATGTCTGAATTAGGAATTACACCTGGTTCACAGCATCGTAAAAGTGCCAGAATTGTAGGGGATGTTTTAGGAAAATACCACCCTCATGGTGACAGTTCAGTTTATGATGCTATGGTTAGATTAGCACAAGATTTCTCAATGCGTTATCCATTAGTTGATGGACATGGTAACTTTGGTTCAATTGATGGGGACGAAGCTGCTGCTATGCGTTATACAGAAGCAAGAATGTCAAAAATTGCTGCTGAAATGCTAGAAGGAATTAAGAAGAATACAGTTGACTTTGTAAGTAACTATGATGAAACTGAAACAGAACCAACTGTTTTACCTTGCCGTTTCCCTAACTTATTAGTATCAGGTGCTTCAGGTATTGCTGTTGGTATGGCTACAAATATTCCACCACATAATTTAGCTGAAACTATTGATGCTGCTATTGCTATTGCACATAACCCTGAAATTACAGTTAGAGAATTGATGCAACATATTAAAGGACCAGATTTTCCTACTGGCGCAACAATTTTAGGAGTTAATGGAATTTATGATGCTTACTCAACAGGAAAAGGTTCAATTCCTGTTAGAGCAAAAACAGAAATCGTTGAAACAAAAAATGGTAAATACAGAATTATTGTTACTGAAATTCCTTATGCACTACAAAAGAACTTATTAATTAAGAAAATCGCAGACTTAGTTAAGGATAAAGTTATTGAAGGTATTTCTGATTTACGCGATGAATCAAACCGTGAAGGAATCAGAATTGTTATAGATGTTAAAAAAGGATATAATCCTGATGTTTTACTTAATAAGCTATATCAAAAATCAGAACTTCAAAAAACATTCAACTACAGCCTTGTAGCAATTGTAAATAATGAGCCTAAAATTTTAACCTTAAAAGAAGCCTTAAATGTCTTTTGAGATCATCAAAAAGATGTTGTTTCTAGAAGAATTACATTTGATTTAAATAAAGCTAAAGAAAGAGCACATATTTTAGAAGGTTTAAAAATCGCAGTTGACAACATTGATGAAGTTGTTAGAATAATCCGTAGTTCAAAGAATGAGGATTTAGCAAAAACTCAATTAATTGAAACATTTGCATTAACTGAAATTCAAGCCAAAGCTATTTTAGAAATGCGTTTAGCTCGTTTAACAGGTTTAAGTATTACAAAAATGGAAGAAGAACTTAAAGAGCTACAAGTTCGTATTGACCACTACAATTTCATTTTATCTTCTGAACAAAACTTAGTAAACCAAATTATTGAAGAATTAAATGAATTAAAAGAAAAATTTGCTGACGCAAGAAGAACAAAAATTGATGAAACAGCAGTAGGGGTTATTTCAGATGAAGATTTAATTCCTGAAAGACCTATTATTATTACTGCTACAAATAAAGGTTATGTAAAAAGAACTGACCTAGCAGAATACAATGCTCAAAAACGTGGTGGTATGGGTTCAAGTTCAATTAAAACTTACCAAGATGATGATGTTTCATTGTTACTCCATGCTTCCACTCATACTGATATCTTGCTATTTTCTAACTTAGGAAAAGCCTACAAGTTAAGAGGACATGAAATACCTGAAGGTTCTAAACAATCTAAAGGTTCATCATTTATCAATATCTTACCTAACTTGAATGTCGAATTAAATGAAAGAATTGTCTCAATTTTAAAAGTTGATGGTTATGATGATAATCAATATTTAGCAACCATTACTAAAAACGGATTATTCAAGAAAACTAAACTAGATTCATATTCTCACATTCGTAAAAATGGTCTTAAAGCATTCGGTTTAAGAGAGAATGATGAATTAGTCAGAGCCTTTATTGTTGACAATGACGATGTTATTTTAGTAGCTAATAACTATAAAAACGTTGTTATGTTTAAGGCTGACGATGTAAACGATAAAGGAAGAAACGCTTTAGGAGTTAAGGCAATTACACTAGTTGATGATCATCGTGTTATTTCGGCTTCTGCACAAAGTGAAGGTGAATTAATTCTAACTCTAGGTGCTAAAGGATTTGGTAAATTATCAACTCCTGATCAATTTAGCATTACTAAACGTGGTGCTAAAGGTGTAACAGGTATCAATCCTCTTAAAGCTGGAAACTTGGTGTTTGCTAGATTTGTTAATCCAAATGATGAATTATTAGTAATTACTTCATCTGGAGCAACAATTAGAACATTTATTAATCAAATTTCAGTAATTAGTCGTGCTGCTAAAGGAGTTAAGGTAATTAACTTAAAAGACGATGATTCAATCGTTGATGTTGAAGTAATTACTCACCAAGATGCTTTAGAAACTCATGCTGACACTGAAGAAATAACTTCACAGCAATAATAAAAGCCAAAAAGCCATTAATTTGGCTTTTTTATTTGCTATAAAATTGCATAATAAAAGACGCACTTATTGCGTCTTATTTTTTGAATATGATTAATTAATTTTCATTATTAAATCATGCTAATGCATTAGTTACATCACCAATTTCACCAATGATTGTAATAACATCATTCATCTTTAGATTAACATCACCAGTAGCACGTTTAGAAATTCCATTAGATTTGATTAAAACAATAGTAATTCCACGTTCGTTTAAACCTAAGTCCTTAACTTGTTTTTGAATCAATGTTTCATTTTTAATAGAAGTTGAACCAATAACGAAATTATCACCTATTTCTTGCAGGTTTTGACCATACTTAATGAAATTGTTATTAGCAGCTATTAAAGCAGCTCTAATTCCTGCTTCTGCTTCTGGTTTAATGATAACATTAGCACCAATTTGTTTTAATACACGTGCATGACGAGCCGAAATGGCTCTAGCAATAATGTTTTTAACTTTTAACTCTTGAAGAGCTGAAACGATTTCAACATTTTCAGATACAGCAACTACTACAGTATCAATATTATCTATACCAATCCCCATTAAAACTTTTGTGTCAGCAGCATCACCAGTAAAGATTCTGTCAATGTCTTCTTCATAACGTTTTAAGTTTCTTTGATCTTCATCCAAAATAACAATATTTTTATTTAAATTTAACAACTGGTCAATAACTGCTTGACCAAAACGTCCAGCACCAATGACAGCGATTTCATCTTGATGTTTAATTTTCATAATTTCCTATCCAATGGCTATATCACCATCAATGTATTCAAATGTACGTTTATAACTCTTTTTACGTTTTCAAACTTGTAAGGTTGAAC includes:
- a CDS encoding potassium channel family protein encodes the protein MKIKHQDEIAVIGAGRFGQAVIDQLLNLNKNIVILDEDQRNLKRYEEDIDRIFTGDAADTKVLMGIGIDNIDTVVVAVSENVEIVSALQELKVKNIIARAISARHARVLKQIGANVIIKPEAEAGIRAALIAANNNFIKYGQNLQEIGDNFVIGSTSIKNETLIQKQVKDLGLNERGITIVLIKSNGISKRATGDVNLKMNDVITIIGEIGDVTNALAWFNNEN
- the yqeK gene encoding bis(5'-nucleosyl)-tetraphosphatase (symmetrical) YqeK, which translates into the protein MLKNEPIEASSTIYKKGVFEIVSPEVQNYIQKHFLYAEQIIHNYLSAKRAKHCMATGEFAANLAKAHGFSARQAYYAGIFHDIAKEIDPEIQKQWILNNEPDMDVEYPKYKLHQYAGYIWLKYGYLLEDQEILNAIKIHTSMAENMTSLDKILFIADKICQGRKFPGIQKVRELTFKDLEAGFQEVVKYTYQFNIDKGVEFDQKQESLYRKWGKF
- the nadD gene encoding nicotinate (nicotinamide) nucleotide adenylyltransferase encodes the protein MKIGIYGGSFDPIHIGHIKTAENAIKELNLDKLIFVPANLSPFKKNNKVASNQHRLNMISMSLEQKMEVSDFELKRQGVSYTIDTVKYFKNKYKNDEIFLIIGSDNVPTLNKWKNIDEIASLVKIAVVRRSNKINKINIKNIMVFC
- a CDS encoding Y-family DNA polymerase — protein: MKPVIFHVDFDSYFVSAARVKNPKLKNFPIAISRDKSHAIAVSVSYELKKQGVKTGMKNYEIKQIVPDAIFIPSDMDLYVSLSNKIFSYIKNKYSQNISVASIDECFLDVTNLIKQKQIQPKELALQMQSDILNVFQIPITIGISHNKFFAKMTTNISKPFGIGFTDENNYQDQFYNLDIKEFHGIGRKNSQKLKDIGIKTIGDFAKCEISDLKLQAIFGRTLQDFLDKLNPDIWENVIYKEELPSGIGNEKTFTDYDLALEYKVNALTELSEKVSKRVRAENLAGDVVVVTIRERNKVWISKQMKLSKYINSAQELYSVAYYIFKKYFNNKDFIGIGVRLTSLKPVKQLYKPINLFNLQELNSKPLFEQVLSEQGSDLHRKALLVLADLSFENEQESKDKTTFGLYRK
- a CDS encoding iron-sulfur cluster assembly scaffold protein yields the protein MHFNPNEARELIMNHYSKPQNKTTLESDFETFFSTTCSDKLMLKATWKDNVLQDVSFDGHGCAIFMGATDIFLNIIKGKTQQEINDLAMLFDRFVNLKELSDSEIQSLGDLWVFFNVKKHLNRVNCALLTPNALKK
- a CDS encoding pseudouridine synthase; amino-acid sequence: MIQEKERLQKLLSQAGIASRREAEKMILSNRVRVNGEIAVLGQRASFTDNIEVDGIPIEQERKVYYVLNKPKHTLTTMKDPRNRDNVMNWIDVPYRVFPVGRLDYDTTGVLIFTNDGELANKLMHPSYGVKRVYRARLNEPLEKKELKILNGPVELEEGLISNQMVITADTKSYFVVLSQGTYHHVKRLFEFVNKKVINLKRVEYAGVTVEKLPEGKFRPLTIKEIKNLHEWVRIKRS
- the gyrA gene encoding DNA gyrase subunit A yields the protein MEDTNKDKNLLNDIDSENKTHLITEDDIDFDDDTRVVFKAKEVKPQIEEDEEEIPQNNEEYQVQSQILYDPKDGIYPVVIDNEMETSFLDYSMSVIVSRALPDARDGLKPVHRRILYDMSELGITPGSQHRKSARIVGDVLGKYHPHGDSSVYDAMVRLAQDFSMRYPLVDGHGNFGSIDGDEAAAMRYTEARMSKIAAEMLEGIKKNTVDFVSNYDETETEPTVLPCRFPNLLVSGASGIAVGMATNIPPHNLAETIDAAIAIAHNPEITVRELMQHIKGPDFPTGATILGVNGIYDAYSTGKGSIPVRAKTEIVETKNGKYRIIVTEIPYALQKNLLIKKIADLVKDKVIEGISDLRDESNREGIRIVIDVKKGYNPDVLLNKLYQKSELQKTFNYSLVAIVNNEPKILTLKEALNVFWDHQKDVVSRRITFDLNKAKERAHILEGLKIAVDNIDEVVRIIRSSKNEDLAKTQLIETFALTEIQAKAILEMRLARLTGLSITKMEEELKELQVRIDHYNFILSSEQNLVNQIIEELNELKEKFADARRTKIDETAVGVISDEDLIPERPIIITATNKGYVKRTDLAEYNAQKRGGMGSSSIKTYQDDDVSLLLHASTHTDILLFSNLGKAYKLRGHEIPEGSKQSKGSSFINILPNLNVELNERIVSILKVDGYDDNQYLATITKNGLFKKTKLDSYSHIRKNGLKAFGLRENDELVRAFIVDNDDVILVANNYKNVVMFKADDVNDKGRNALGVKAITLVDDHRVISASAQSEGELILTLGAKGFGKLSTPDQFSITKRGAKGVTGINPLKAGNLVFARFVNPNDELLVITSSGATIRTFINQISVISRAAKGVKVINLKDDDSIVDVEVITHQDALETHADTEEITSQQ
- a CDS encoding aminotransferase class V-fold PLP-dependent enzyme, whose translation is MKSQDIRDQFPSLKKVTYFDSAALVLKPQVAIDAMVDYYTNIATSSRSADTPMGNLVNSTINRVRDKVADLLDASPSEIIFTSGTTESINLFAQMFKQLIKSKDIILLNAYNHSSNIIPWLEMAKEVDAEVIISEDITSEMQKLGSKIKLVAFAQETNTFNQHFDINQISALAKANNTIIFNDAAQAISHEKVSMELSDIVVFSTNKFYGPTGMGVLAIKKPILTKLRPVKFGGGSVNEILKDNTWSLKKTISAFEPGTPDIAGFFMFDKSLDFFESISYNYTQSKLNTLSKYLHEKLNKLENVEVFSKSGDYIALINVKDINAQDVATYLGTKGIVTIAGIFCAPYLRNIQQNYSFLRISLGIYNNFEDIDKLIHELENGGDFYAF